One Variibacter gotjawalensis genomic window, GCACGTCGTCGGACGCGATGAGTTTGTAGGACATCGACACACCGGCCGCCGCCACCGCCGCGTCGAGCGCATGGTCCGCCACGTTGAAACGGAGCCCGCGTGAGCCGTCGATGCCATGCGCCCCGGCGACTTCCAGCCACTCGGACCAGTTCGGCGGGCGCTGCGACGATGTCGGAATGTCGTAGTGGATGAGCGAAAACCGCGCGAGATCGTCGACCGTGCGCAATCCAGCCTCGATCAGGCGCGGGCTGCAGACCGGCACCACCGAGTCGTCGAACAGCTTCTCGACGTAGAGTTCCGGGTGATGCCCGTCGCTGAGGCGGATCGCGACATCGACGCCGTCAGCCGTGAAATCCGCCACCGCGAGGCTGGCCGCGAGCCGCGGATCGACCTCCGGGTGCTGGTTGAGAAACTTCCACAGCCTTGGCACCAGCCATTTCGCCGTGAAACCCGGTGTCGCGCTGATGACCAGGAAGCGGTCTTCCTTGCGCCGGCCGAGCCGTCCGATCGCATCGTGCAGCGCTTCGAAGCCCGCATGCAGGCCGGGATAAAGCATGTCCCCGGCCTCGGTGAGCTCGATCGAACGCGCGCGGCGGTGAAACAGCGGGACCCCGAGCTGATCCTCTAAGCCTTTGATCTGGTGCGATAATGCCGCCGGCGTGACGTGCAGCTCGTCGGCCGCCCGGGCAAACGAAAGATGACGCGCGATCGCTTCGAAGGCACGGAGGGCGTTCAATGGCGGCAATGGCCTGCGCATCGATGAGATTCTCTCACTCATAAGGCGAGAAAGTATCGTTTGAAATGGCGCTCTGCAAGCGCGACATAGAGGTCAAAGCAAATTCGTACCCCTGAGATTCTCTAACCATAGGAGCATCCCCATGGCTCTTTTAAATCCCCTGAACGACGACCGCCACGCTTTGGCACCGCTCGCCGGCTGGCCGACTACGCCGCGCGCAACCGGCATCCTCGCCGCTCTCTACCGCGGATGGATCCGCTATCGGTCCTGGCAGGCTCGCCGCGAAACGGTCCGCCAGCTGTCGGCGC contains:
- the gcvA gene encoding transcriptional regulator GcvA, whose translation is MNALRAFEAIARHLSFARAADELHVTPAALSHQIKGLEDQLGVPLFHRRARSIELTEAGDMLYPGLHAGFEALHDAIGRLGRRKEDRFLVISATPGFTAKWLVPRLWKFLNQHPEVDPRLAASLAVADFTADGVDVAIRLSDGHHPELYVEKLFDDSVVPVCSPRLIEAGLRTVDDLARFSLIHYDIPTSSQRPPNWSEWLEVAGAHGIDGSRGLRFNVADHALDAAVAAAGVSMSYKLIASDDVHNGRLVIPFGPQLPITERAYHFVCPKGHETRPKVRAFRDWLFAEMAETKAKWVPFDAATSTGSSR